In the Pedobacter cryoconitis genome, GAGTGGTACTTATTCTATAAACAATAAGTCAATTTATGCATTCCCGCAGAACTTTGTTCGTGCAAGTTTCCAGAGGGATACCAAAATTCCCGGACAGGAACTTCAGTTTGTACAGGAAGATAACTTCCTGCTCTCGTTCAAACGCGGGGAAAATAATATGATGACTTATAATGATATTTATAAGATTGATTATACCAAGGAATTTGAAAACCATTTTTCTTATGGTTTGAGTTTCCGTAAATGGACACAAAAACCAGCAGGATCATTAGGCTTTTATAGCTTTAATGCTGACAATATGGTTACACCTATTGATAAAATCAATACGACTGAGCTGACTGTAAATTTACGTTATGCGCCTTATGAGAAATTTTACCAGGGAAAAGTATACAGGACACCAATTATTGATAAATACCCTATTTTCAATCTGCGCTATACCGCAGGCTTGAAAGGCGTATTGGGTGGTCAGTACAACTATCACAATTTCATGGCCAGTATTGATAAGAGATTCTATCTGTCGCAATTTGGCTATACGGATGTGACTGTAGAGGGCGGGTACATTCTTGGAAAGGTCCCTTTTCCTTTATTGACTATCCACAGGGCCAACCAGACCTATGCTTATCAATTGATGTCATACAATTTAATGAACTTCCTTGAATTTGTCAGTGATCATTATGCAAGTATCATGATCGATCATAATTTCAATGGTTTCTTCTTTAATAAAATACCGTTGCTTAAAAAGTTGAAATTCAGAGAGCTGGTTTCATTCAAAGCATTGTATGGCGGATTAAGGAATGAAAACAATCCAAACACAAATCCATCACTGTTCCAGTTCCCTAAAAATGAGCAGGGCGTATCGACAACGAATGCATTAAGCAGCACTCCTTATATTGAGGGAAGTGTAGGGGTAGGTAATATCTTTAAATTACTACGTGTGGATATGGTGAGAAGATTTAATTACCTGGATAATCCGGGCGTATCAGAGTGGGGTATCCGTGCGAGAGTTAAATTCGATTTTTAGAAAAAGAAATAGTCAAATATATTTACCATGAGAACATTATCGTTCCGTTTGTTTTTTCTGTCAGCAGCAATAGCTTTAGGTAGCTTTGCCACTGCTTTCTCACAAACTCAGGATCAAAGTAACCCCTCGCCGCTGAAGTTTCCGGTACCCAGGGGAATTAGCAATCAGCTGTTCTACTTGCAGCGGGACCCGAACACCAATACGATTATCTGTGAATTAAATGCTGATGTCAAAGGACAGGTCAATAAAGATGAACCAATTCTTGTATACTGGATCCGCTATGATGAAAATGGGGAGAAAAAAGAATTGGGTTACGTTCAGCGCAAATTTGCTTATGGTATAAGTGCCAAAGCAATTGGTAAAGATCAGTATGAATTACGTTTTGTTTCTCATAAGAAATTACCAATGTACCTGGTGAAATCTGAGGAAGATAAAAAATATCATGTTTATGTGACAGTGAATAATAAGAAAATCCAAATAGAACGCATATTTTTGCGGATAGAAGGTGGATCGTTCTGGTTACCTAATGTGAAGTACGTCGAGATCAAAGGTGTAAATACTTCCAATAATGCGGTTATTACTGAACGAATCAAAATTTAAAATAATACCCTTAATTATATTGCTATGAAGAAAAATTTTATTTCGAATTCTTCTGATTCTATCAGGATGTTCAAAAGTGGATTTTTAGAGAGCTTGTCCAAAGTTCATTTTTACGTACCCCTGATTGTTTATATTCCGGTTATTGGTTATCTGTGCTGGCTTGCTTTTACTGACGTACATATGAATTTCTTCAGCTTTATTGGATGGGGGGCGCTGGGATTATTTATCTGGACTATTGCTGAATATATTCTGCACCGTTATATTTTTCATTTTTACCCCAAATCCAATATAGGGAAGAGAATACATTTTATTTTTCATGGTGTTCATCATGATTATCCAAATGACGCCAAACGGTTGGTAATGCCTCCAACAGCGAGTATCCCTATGGCGTTGGGACTTTATTTCTTGTTTTTATACCTGCTTCCTGCGGGGACTATATACGCCTTCTTTACAGGCTTCTTAGTTGGATACCTGGTCTATGATATGGCGCATTATGCCTTGCACCATGCTAACTTTAAAAATCCTTTCTGGAAGAAGTTGAAACAGCACCATATGCTGCATCATTATTCTGATTCAACTAAAGGGTATGGAGTGAGTTCAGCATTGTGGGATAAAGTTTTAGGTTCAGACTTTGATAAAAAGGTAAATACTTAATATAAGGTCGTTCAAAAGACGGACTTGCAAAAAACCTTCTGATATTTTATCGGGAGGTTTTTTTTTGAAGCGCTGTTGTGAATAAGTTTCTTTTGTGGTCATTTAATGTAATTTTAATTGATGAATATATAACTGATGTTTAAATGAATTTCATTTATGTATTGCTATATTGGACTTTTAGTTACCTGTTCCTGTTTGATTTATGTTGAGATGGTATTTTTTGATGTTCCTGCTTTTTTTACTGCTGTCAACGCTCAGGTCAGCTGCCCAGGTTGCTAAAACAGATTCAAGTGGCGTGAATTTAAAGGAAGTCAATATTGTCCGTAAGCGGCAGCCAGTTGTAATCAAAAAAGATACTATTGAATATGATGCGGCATATTATGGCGTGGATTCCAGTTTAATGGTCGAAGAATTGCTTAAACGTTTGCCCAATATGGAAATAGGGCAGGATGGTAGTTTAAGGTACGAAAATAAGGAAGTTTATAAATTAAGAGTGAATGGGAAGGACTTCTTTACCGGAGATGTAAAGGAGTTTATCCGCAGGCTTCCTGTGGGAATAGTTTCCAAAATTCAGCTAATCGAAGATTATGGTGACCATGCTGCTTTTACAGGGATCAGGACAAAGAGTCCGCAGAAGATGATCAATATTGTGACCAAAAACGGTATAAACAGCGGTAAATTCGGAGTTGCCGGGTTGAGTGCTGGTAATAATTCAAAAGCAGGACTGGATGCAAGCGGAAACTATTGGCTGGATGACAAGCAGATTTCTTTAAACACCAATTTAAACTATGCAAAGAATGCACTTGGTGTAGACAATTCAAGTAGTTTTAATACAGTGTATAATGACAAATTCAGTGATAAAGTTAAAATTACCTCAAATTACAGGTTTGATCAAAGAGGTAATAATTCCAATAACAGTTCGTTTATAAAAACTATTGCCCCATCGGGTGAGATTCTCAATTCCAGTACTGCTAAATCCGAAAATAAAACACAACAGCACCTGGTTAATTCATCGTTGATTTATAATCCTGCCGAAGAAACAGAAATAAGGATTTCTCCATCTTTATCTTTTTCTGATTCGCACCTAAATATGGATAGAGTGAGTAGTCAAACAGGGATAATTAATCAGGATTTGAGTTCAAATGCCAGAGTTGCAAATCATTCCAGTTCTTATCAGGCTGATTTTTCTATTGATCATCGTTTTAAAAAGGAAGGCAGGTCTTTGTCTTTCCAGGGATCGGTTCAAAGAGATCAGGGCAAACAAGGAAGTCAAACATTGAATACGATGCGGGATTATCTTTTTCCCGGAGATACGGGAAGAGATTCGGTTATCAATTTATTGATTAATGAAAATTCAGTAGAGAATAAAAAGGGGTTTAGTCTAGATTTTCGGGAACCTTTAAGTGAACATAGCAGTTTACAGTTCAATTTTTCAACTGAATTGTCAAAGCTTAGCTCAGATTTCAAAACGGGAAAAATTGATGCTGATCAAAAGATAACCAATTCAGACTCCCTGAGCAATCATAGTCTGGTCAGGACAAATACTCAGATTTATAGTTTGAGTTATAACTTTTCCGGTGAGAAGATGGATTTTGTGGCTGGTGTAAATTTAAACCGGAACCTGTTGGAAAATCAACAGGAGAAAATAGCGGAGACCCGGTTTACTAAAGTTAACCAGGTTTATCCGGCAGCCAGTTTTAACTACTTATTTAACAGCAGGAATTCTATTAAATTTACCTATACCGGGCAGGGTACGTCTCCCTCTATATTGCAATTACAGCTCAATACGGATGATTCAGATATTCAGAACAGAATAGTAGGTAATCCAGCTTTAAAACCTTCATTTAATCATACCAATGAGCTTGTTTTTCGAAATCAAGCTAAAAATGGCCGGTCTTTTCTGTTATCCGTAAATTATACAATCAGAAGGAATATGATCAGTTTAAACAAAACACTTTTTACAGATTCTTCTGGTTTGATCAAACAGCAGACCAGCTATGTTAATTTAAATGGCTCTTATTCAGTTGCACCATACTATTCTTATACTATTCCGTTGAAATTAGCCGGTTTACCGGTTCGTATAGCTGTGAATGGGCAAGTAGCCTACAATAACTTAGTGACGCTCACTGATGGGCAAATTAACCGGAATAAAGTCCTTACAATTTCTCAATCCGTAAGCGGCAATATAGATGCGCAGCAATTCAATGTACAGGCAGCTGCTATGTTGACCAATACTTCCAACCAATTCGCTATGCTGCCTGATCAAAACCTGAATATCCGGACGTTCCAGTTTAACCTGTCCGGAGCACTGACTTTTGGGCAGTATAAAGCAATTGCCAATGCCTTGAAAAGAATCAATTCTGGTTATACAAATATGCTGGCCGGAAATCCCCTGATCATTAACCTGAGTTTAGAGCGAAAGTTGTTTTCGAATAAAAAAGGTACAATCGGTTTGCAAATTTCTGATTTACTGAATCAAAATAATAATGCGATGAGGTCTTTCGCAGGTAATTCAACAATTGATGAGAAATCAGTAATTGTTACGCGTTATTTTATCTTTTCATTACATTATAGTCTGAATAAATTTGCTAAGAAGTAATTGTTAAAGGTTATTTATTTTCATTTTTGTGTTTTTAATGTAAATAAAAATTTCTTTTTAAATATTTTAATTTGATTTTAAGTTTGTATTTTGTAATCTTAAGTTGTTTTTGAAGCTCGGCTTCAGGGACTCAAATTATTTTAAACTAAAATCAGACCAAATGAAAAAAATCTTATTTATTTTTACCGCAGTGCTGTGTGTGACACTTTTTAGCCGTTCAGCTAAGGCTCAGGGTAATTACAGTATCGTTCTTTTTGAAGAAAATTATGAAACTACAAGTGATCTTTATACGAGTGGGACCTTTGGTAGTGGCCCAACGGTTAGAAAGGATAAAAATTCTTATTTCAATGCAGGAATCGGATACCGTGCTAATTTGAAGAAGTACAAGGTTTATGAATTTGTAACCAATTCATCTTCTTTGAATGACAGGGCAAGATCTGCTAAAATTTATTCAGATGGTCCCATTACATTTACGGTTTATGATAGTCCTGATGCTAAAACAAATGATGATTACACAGTTATCCGGGTTAAAACGGCTGCTAATGGTGTTTATATTTCTTCATTTGAGAACAATTATGAAGATGATAATTTAAAGGTCACTTATTATCGTAAAAATGGTCTGGATGGAAAAGTATCTTCACTGATTATCACGCAATAATATAAGTAGTCAGTTTGTTAAATATCGCTGCTGTGATGAGGCTGTATCATAAATTATGATCAGCTTCATCACAGCAGCGATATTTTTTTTGCCTGGCTGTTTGATAAGATTACAGTTAAAATTATACCTGATTTGTCTATTGGTTTTAACTGGCATCTTATATGTGGTTTTAAATGGTATTTTGCACCTGATGAGATTGGCATAAGTTAACTTATGGTTATTAATATACATTTATATGTTATTTAATAACGGCTTTTTTTGCCTACCCAGTTATTTATCCTGTTGTTCTCTGACGGGGTGTATTTATTTAATTTGTTTTTATATGGTGTTTTAAATTAATTTAATGTTAATTAATATTAATAAATATGCTTTTTAGCTGATTGAAATATGTTTTTATTATTTATTAATATTTTTTAATAAAATTAATTGTTGTTTTTAATTATTTAATGTAATTTTAAATTACTTAAAACATATGTTTTATAATTCATTATTTAATTACTAATAAAAAGAGAAATGAAAATTAAAAAATTATTATTCGTTGCTGTTGCTGTTGTTGGTGGTACTCTATTTAGTAAAGCTGCAAATGCACAGGCATTTGCTGAAATCCAATTGTATGAAAACAATTTTGGTGATGTTTCTCACCCATGCGGGGTGTTTGGCTCTATTGCGGCAACTCAGCCAGCTACTGTAAATAATCCTTATTATTCAATAGCGCTTGGTGGTACTGCTAACCTGAAGAATTTTCTGCTTCATCCTACTGCTTCATTTACGTCGATAAATGACAGAGCTAGATCTGGAAAACTTTCCGGTACTGCTGGAAGAAGTGTTACTGTTTTTGATAGTCCTGATGGAAAAACAAACGATGATTACACTGTAATTGAATTCAAAACTACTGTAACTGGTTATTACCTGGATACTTTTGAGAAAAATTATGAAGATAGTAATGTGAAAGTTACTTATGTACGTAAAAATGGTTTGGATGGAAAAGTTTCTGCTATCCGTATCCAATAGAAACAGGGATTGATTTCCTGGATATTTTAAAGATGGTTTTCCAGCTATAACTGGAAAACCATTTTTTTTAACTTTTCTATTCATCGTCCATGAGCCATTAAAGGTTTCATCTGACAGAAATAATAACGCAATGAAAGTAAATATTTTAGTAGCCCTGTGCTTATTAGCCTGCGGGTGCAAAAAGAGTGTGGAGCCTTCCAGTACTTTAAAGTCTCCATCTGCTGATGTGACCGTAAATGCGGCTGATCTTTCAAAAATCAAAGTCATAGTCAGGCTGCATCCTTCAGAGGATTATTTTCCGATGGAACCCCTCGATTTTATAAGAAAATCCCGCTTCAGACATGAAAGATCTGGTTCTGATGAAGGGTATAATAAAAACTCAAATAAATTTGTCAGAAATAATTCTCATAACAATGAGTATTATGATATTCCTGTAAATGTTATTAATGGGTATGGGCTGGAAAGCAGTGGCAGGAACAGAAGGCCAAAAGATGACAATAAAGGAGATTATAATGTGTTCCTTGAGCCCGATGATAATTTGCCGGGGGATCATGATCCTAATACAAGGGTTTCATCTTTTCTTTATACGCCAGATAATATCAGATTACAATACTGGTTGTTTTATGGGTACAATTATTCTAATGTATCGGGGCTGAGTTTTTCTCATCAGGGAGATTGGGAAAGTGTTACACTGAATGTTTTAAATGACAGCATTGAAGGCGCATGGCTGAGTGCTCATGGTGATGACAAATATTATGATAAAAGTGCACTTGAAATCAGCGTAACCGATGGGATTCAGACTTTATATATTTATAGTGCAAAAGGAACGCATGCCTTATACAATCATCCGGGAAAGTATCATATTCTTAATTCAGACGATGCTTCGGCTGGTGGGTATGAATGGTTAATCACTACTAAAGTTTCTAAGCTGGAAAACCAGTCCTGGAAGGATTATGCTGGTGCCTGGGGTGAAGTGGGGAGCAGGCAGCTACTACAGGGCCACTTGGTCCATGGTTCAAAAAAATCAAATAAAATCTGTCTTATTATTGCCATAATATTTTCTTAACACACCATAATCCTGACTATTTTACTAATTTCGTCTATTAATTTAAATTCTGGCGCTTTAAATTTTATTTAAAGCGCTGTTTTTGAATTGCATATATTGTAAATGGAAGATTCTTACTATTTGAATTTTTTCGGTTAAATTTACTTTATGCGTCTTAATTTGAAGAAATAAAAAATACGATAAGTTTTATGTTATATGCAATAATCGCTGCGGGAGAAGGTTCCCGTCTTTCCAATGAGGGCTATATAGGTTTAAAGCCTATGGTCATGATCAATGGGGAAATGCTGATTGACCGGTTGATGAGAATTTTCATTAATAACGACGCGGAGGTAATCTATATTATAATTAACGAAAATTCTTCTGAATTAGCAGAATATTTAAAGAATTACGAATCTGCCGTACCGCTTAAAATCATTACAAAAACCACGGAGAGTTCTTTGCATAGTTTTCATGAATTGTTAGAAGAATTTAAGGATA is a window encoding:
- a CDS encoding DUF4833 domain-containing protein; this translates as MRTLSFRLFFLSAAIALGSFATAFSQTQDQSNPSPLKFPVPRGISNQLFYLQRDPNTNTIICELNADVKGQVNKDEPILVYWIRYDENGEKKELGYVQRKFAYGISAKAIGKDQYELRFVSHKKLPMYLVKSEEDKKYHVYVTVNNKKIQIERIFLRIEGGSFWLPNVKYVEIKGVNTSNNAVITERIKI
- a CDS encoding sterol desaturase family protein, with protein sequence MKKNFISNSSDSIRMFKSGFLESLSKVHFYVPLIVYIPVIGYLCWLAFTDVHMNFFSFIGWGALGLFIWTIAEYILHRYIFHFYPKSNIGKRIHFIFHGVHHDYPNDAKRLVMPPTASIPMALGLYFLFLYLLPAGTIYAFFTGFLVGYLVYDMAHYALHHANFKNPFWKKLKQHHMLHHYSDSTKGYGVSSALWDKVLGSDFDKKVNT
- a CDS encoding outer membrane beta-barrel protein; the protein is MFLLFLLLSTLRSAAQVAKTDSSGVNLKEVNIVRKRQPVVIKKDTIEYDAAYYGVDSSLMVEELLKRLPNMEIGQDGSLRYENKEVYKLRVNGKDFFTGDVKEFIRRLPVGIVSKIQLIEDYGDHAAFTGIRTKSPQKMINIVTKNGINSGKFGVAGLSAGNNSKAGLDASGNYWLDDKQISLNTNLNYAKNALGVDNSSSFNTVYNDKFSDKVKITSNYRFDQRGNNSNNSSFIKTIAPSGEILNSSTAKSENKTQQHLVNSSLIYNPAEETEIRISPSLSFSDSHLNMDRVSSQTGIINQDLSSNARVANHSSSYQADFSIDHRFKKEGRSLSFQGSVQRDQGKQGSQTLNTMRDYLFPGDTGRDSVINLLINENSVENKKGFSLDFREPLSEHSSLQFNFSTELSKLSSDFKTGKIDADQKITNSDSLSNHSLVRTNTQIYSLSYNFSGEKMDFVAGVNLNRNLLENQQEKIAETRFTKVNQVYPAASFNYLFNSRNSIKFTYTGQGTSPSILQLQLNTDDSDIQNRIVGNPALKPSFNHTNELVFRNQAKNGRSFLLSVNYTIRRNMISLNKTLFTDSSGLIKQQTSYVNLNGSYSVAPYYSYTIPLKLAGLPVRIAVNGQVAYNNLVTLTDGQINRNKVLTISQSVSGNIDAQQFNVQAAAMLTNTSNQFAMLPDQNLNIRTFQFNLSGALTFGQYKAIANALKRINSGYTNMLAGNPLIINLSLERKLFSNKKGTIGLQISDLLNQNNNAMRSFAGNSTIDEKSVIVTRYFIFSLHYSLNKFAKK
- a CDS encoding Vps62-related protein codes for the protein MKVNILVALCLLACGCKKSVEPSSTLKSPSADVTVNAADLSKIKVIVRLHPSEDYFPMEPLDFIRKSRFRHERSGSDEGYNKNSNKFVRNNSHNNEYYDIPVNVINGYGLESSGRNRRPKDDNKGDYNVFLEPDDNLPGDHDPNTRVSSFLYTPDNIRLQYWLFYGYNYSNVSGLSFSHQGDWESVTLNVLNDSIEGAWLSAHGDDKYYDKSALEISVTDGIQTLYIYSAKGTHALYNHPGKYHILNSDDASAGGYEWLITTKVSKLENQSWKDYAGAWGEVGSRQLLQGHLVHGSKKSNKICLIIAIIFS